In the Streptomyces spororaveus genome, GCAGCCCAGGACCTGCGCCGAGGTCCACCCCCACTGTGCGCCCTCGCTGAGCGCGAGCAGCGCCGGGGCGAGCACGGTGGCGATCAGCACGGTCCCCGCGAAGTCGATGGAGCGGCTGCGATCCGGATCCTTGGATTCGGTGACGCCCCTCAGCGTGACGGGGATACAGGCGAGCGCGATGGCCGCGTCGGTCCAGAACAGGCCCTGCCACCCCGCAGCCGGGGCACACGCAGAAGGCCCCGGCCGGTTTCCCGGTCGGGGCCTTCAAGTGCCCGGTGAGGCACTGGCGGAGGATACGAGATTCGAACTCGTGAGGGGTTGCCCCCAACACGCTTTCCAACTCGGCCCCGTCCGAACAGCCCCGGACGGAGGCGAATGAGACCAGAACCGAGACCGGCTACCAAGTGATCGGCCTGGTGGCTGTGACCCCAAGCCCGCCCGAGTGTGGTGTCAGGCGCCGTCACGGGTCGCGGGCCGCAGATGGGCGGGCAGGGAGCAGGCTGCCGTTGCGCCTGGGAGGCGGTGGCCGTTCATGGCCACGGCCCGGTACACGAGCCGGGCGGTCCAGTTGAGCGGGGGCATTGCCATGGCCTGTCCCGCGAGCCGCCAGGAACGGTGCGGGCTCTGCTTCAGCAGGTGGGCCACCGCTTCCGCGCCGCCGTGCACGACGGCAGCGTCGGCCTCGATCCACAGGACCTCGCGGTCGGCTTTTCGGCGGTGACGCCCAGTGTCTCCAGGTCGGCGAACTGCCAGGGGGTGATGTCGGCGTCGGTGTCCAGCGGGCGCACAGCGGTGTTGACGGCTTTGGTGCAGAAGTCGCGGTCGCCGTCGAAAAGCAGGATTGGACGTTCGGCCATAGGGATTCTCCTTCGCCTCCCGAGCTGCTGACGCAGCCTTCGGCGTGCGCACCCTCGTGTGCGGCTCCCTGTCGGCATTACTGCCGACTTTGTGTGAGTCCCGTTTCGTCCATCTGCCCGCGCCGTGGGGGTGCGGCCGCCCCGGCTTGCTCGCCGACGTGCACCGGCTCGGCCTCTTGTTCGGGCGTGGAGGGTGTGGGGACTGCCGGTTCGGTGATGTGGAACTGGATGGTGGAGCCGAGTGGCAGGCACAGAAGGAGGATTCCTCCGGCCATGGCAAGGGCGAAGCTCCACAGGCCCATCATCAGGGCGATGGAGAGGTGGAAGAGGAGGCCGGCGCCCATGGCCCACCATCGCAGGCGCTGCGGCAGCAGTAGGGAGATGGCCAGGGAGCCCTCGATAACCAGAGGGAGCCAGGTCATCAGCGCCACTCCGAGCGGGGTGCCGATGACAGGTGCGATGAGCGTGTCAAGCCATGGGGCGGGGCCGAAGTCGAGGTTGGTGCCCCAGTACCACATGGCGGTTCCGTCCTGCCATTCGGAGTGAGGCAGTTTGGCGACGGCGGCCTGGAAGTAGACGACGATCATCTGGAGGCGCAGCATGACCAGCCCGCCGGTACCGATGAGCGCGAGTAGTTGGGTGGCGCGCGTCTGCGGCGTCCGGACTGGAGGTTGTGCCCAGTGCCAGCGCCGCCTGTCCCCGAGGGCTGGGAGGACGAACAGGACGGAGAGGATCAGGGCGATCTGGTCGCCGCCGTCGACGATCGCGATGCCAGAGAAGACGCTGTAGTTGATGTAGGCGTGAGGCAGTGCGGTGAGCCTGGGACGCCAGCCCGATGCGACGACCAAGAGGGCGATGACGCACGCCCATTTGATCCAGGTCAGGTGCGTGTAGTCGTCCGGAGAAAGGCAGAAGAGGCTGGCTGCGGTGGTGGAGGTGCAGGCCGGGTAGTTCCCGATGGTGGCCACGGGCCGGAACAGGGTTTCGGCACTCGATGCGGCCAGGGTTCCGGCGGTGCCCAGGGCAACGAGGGTGCGGGCGAGGCCGTAGACGTTGGTCCAGGGCAGCGGGATGCGTCTCTGGTTCACGGGCACGTCACATCCCAGACAGCGATGCGCTCGGGGGTGTGAGGCTCAGGGGAGAGGTCACGCCAGGCCCAGGGAACCGGCCGCATCTCCGCCACGGCGGCGCGTCCGCACAGGGTTGGGTCCGGCGAGGGGTTGGTCGTCGTCGTTGCCTGGGCTGCTGCTCTCTTCAGGCAGTCCGTCACCGAACGCGTTTCCGCGCACGGGGTCCACGTGACGTTCTCCTGGTGGAGCAGCAGGGCTACCTCGATGCCCTGGGACCTGGAAGCGCGGTCGAGCCCGAAGGCGTTCGACGGCCTGGAGTGCGGGGTGAGCGCCGCACTGTGCCACTGACCGCCGGTCATGCGATAGGGGGCGTACTGAGGGTCCTTTGCGGACTTGGTGAAGAAGGCCCAGCCCTGGGGAGCCACCACGGTCGCCACCTTCCGGGTCTTGCCCTGCCCGGGAAGGGAGATGGTGTTGTGCGGCAGGAAGCTCTGGGCCACGTAGAGGCAGATGACGACCCAGGCCGCGGTGGTCGCCGTGACCCAGATGCGGGGCACTGTGACCGAATGGTCGGGAGAGTGGGAGTGCAGCTGAATTCTGTTGGTGAGACGCATGGGAAGGGGGTGCCCTTGACTGGTCGGCGAAGCCTGGTGGCCTGCGGGAGCGGAGGACGAGGGCAGCGGGCCGGCCGCCAGGCGCCTTGGAGGCCGGCCCGCCGCTGTGCGCCGCGCCTAGGCCGCCAGGACCCGCGTCAGCCCGGCGATCTGCTGGTCCTTCGTCAGGGAACTCCCGCCGTTGCCGGGCGCGGACCAGAAGTTGAGCGCGTTCACGATGTTGCCCGCCGCCTGGATGTTGACGGCGACGGCCGCGTTGATCGCGCCGCCGAGGTTTACGGCGATCAGCACGTTGACGGCGAGCACCACGGTCGCGCACTGAGCGGTTCCGGTCCCGATGTCGCCGGCGTTGGCCGCCTTCGAGGATGCCAGCGACTGCAGGATCTTGCCGGCCTCGGCGACCCCGCTTTCTACCTGTCGCGGGTCGCCGGAGCGGAGCTTCACCGAGAAGGAGCCGAAGAACTGCGGCTGCTCCCTCTGTATCCGGTCCAGGACCCCGGATACGGCCTGCCTCTGCTCGGCGGTGCTGTTCTTCTCGCGGAGGGCCGCGACGTCCACGAACATGCCGGATTCGGCAAGCTCTGCTGCCACGTCGCCCTGGGCGAAGGCCAGGCCTTCGAAGAGGGCCCGACCATCCTGGGTGGCCTCGGCCGTGGACGCGGCGGCTAAGGACGAACCCGCCCGGCTCGCTACGGGTGTGGCCACGGCCTGCTGGGCTACGACACTGCCGAGGCCGAGGATGGTTACGGCGGCGATGGCGACGCTTGTGCGCCTGTGCATGTATAGCTCCCTGTTTCTCGTGATGTTCCAGTGGTTACTCATCGCAACCGTGGATCATGGACGAGTGAAAGCTACAAGTGTTCGATGACAGGGCAACGTTCTTTATGGGGCGACGTCAGGCGATCAAGCCAAG is a window encoding:
- a CDS encoding DCC1-like thiol-disulfide oxidoreductase family protein, whose product is MWIEADAAVVHGGAEAVAHLLKQSPHRSWRLAGQAMAMPPLNWTARLVYRAVAMNGHRLPGATAACSLPAHLRPATRDGA
- a CDS encoding sporulation-delaying protein SdpB family protein, producing the protein MNQRRIPLPWTNVYGLARTLVALGTAGTLAASSAETLFRPVATIGNYPACTSTTAASLFCLSPDDYTHLTWIKWACVIALLVVASGWRPRLTALPHAYINYSVFSGIAIVDGGDQIALILSVLFVLPALGDRRRWHWAQPPVRTPQTRATQLLALIGTGGLVMLRLQMIVVYFQAAVAKLPHSEWQDGTAMWYWGTNLDFGPAPWLDTLIAPVIGTPLGVALMTWLPLVIEGSLAISLLLPQRLRWWAMGAGLLFHLSIALMMGLWSFALAMAGGILLLCLPLGSTIQFHITEPAVPTPSTPEQEAEPVHVGEQAGAAAPPRRGQMDETGLTQSRQ
- a CDS encoding SdpA family antimicrobial peptide system protein, which gives rise to MPRIWVTATTAAWVVICLYVAQSFLPHNTISLPGQGKTRKVATVVAPQGWAFFTKSAKDPQYAPYRMTGGQWHSAALTPHSRPSNAFGLDRASRSQGIEVALLLHQENVTWTPCAETRSVTDCLKRAAAQATTTTNPSPDPTLCGRAAVAEMRPVPWAWRDLSPEPHTPERIAVWDVTCP